A window of Oryza glaberrima chromosome 2, OglaRS2, whole genome shotgun sequence genomic DNA:
ACTGAGAGACCTACCTTATCATTTTACCATTTTCCATCCTCTTTTCATGTTTCGTATGTTGCCACTTTGATATGTTAAGTAATCATTAGTACTTCTATATATGTTAATCAATTAAACACTAAGGTCAGATCAATTCTATCAATATATAAACCAATTATTAGCACAAATTGATATTATATCTACTATATGTTATACTATCACTAATGTGTGATATTATATATACAAGTCAATTATTAAGCTTTTGAGTGTAAAAAGaattttttatcttttcctATTTTGAATATGCAATCTCTAAATCCTGGAACATGGGACTCAATTTCTCACTTCAGTCCAATATCATACATCCCCTGCCAAGAAGGGATCGAATCGTAAATCTAGCCACAATAAAAATTGAACGACGAGATGTTCTTCAGTTTCATCATTAGATTTGCcgattttcttctcctttcgtTCCACACTGTAAGATATATGGCTTCTCCATTCCTCATTTAGATTTActaacatacatatatatacaactacACATACATTTATCTATGCATTAATctattcaaaactaaaaatgtcttataatttaaaacaaaagaGAGTATGAAATCAAGCTCCAGTAAATTATAACTCTATTCTTTGAATGAAGCTTATTGAGGATCTCAAAATAACTGCTAAGGACAAGGTTGAGTTTTCAGAATTTCTTGATGATAATCCTGAACAGGAACACTTTCATAATTTCCTTCATGTCACAGGTTAACAAACTTTCTGCTAAAGAGTAAAAGACTTTCTGCTAAAGAGTAAAAGTCGGttacaatgtaagacttcaAAGTTACTACTTCTTTGAAGGTAAACACAGGCGGTCAAAAATAAGTATTTTCAGATAATCAATGACTAAAGACCAGTGAAAATAGTGTATTCTTCCCAGGCAGTCGCAGGCGATCTGGCTTACAACGGCCACTTGTGAAAAATAAATCTTCCTAGGCGGCAAGGTTAATTAAACTGACAGCCTAGATAAGGATTTTCGGGGTAGAAAAAATTACATCCAAAATCACCAAATCCACACTCgcatttaccaaaaaaaaaaactccaacgTAATGGTCAAATCACCAACACAAATTCCTTGTGCCTGCGATGATGCCTGTTGTCATCGCAGAAGCCGTTGTTGTCAACCGCCCACCATCATTGCCGAGATGAAAAACATCATGAAAGAGTAATCTAATCGCACCAGCTGCCTAGTCTAAATAAACCAGGTCGAGCAGCCTGCTATATACTCTCTTcgtctaaaaaaatcaactttgtATTAGAATATGACATATCCtcctagtataataaatttggACATACGCATGTTCATATTTATCATACTAGGATGAGACAAAGGAAGTATGTATGGTCTGATCAGCCACTCTCTAGAACTTCTGCGATCAGACTATTTGCTCTTTCAGTATGTTTTTTAGGCCAACAATTAGGGTGAGTTTGAACCTATGGATTCAAAACCCTTATCTCCTAGCCTGCAAACGAAGCATTGAATTAGCACACcattaattatgtattagctaacgaaatttaaaaatttatattaatacGATTTTTAGAAcatttttattgatttttttagtttgggATGCGTGCGAGTAGAAGCTAGAAAACGGGAGTGTAGAACACAACCGTGTGCTGGGTCAAGACGGTCCTGGTAGCATTGTCATATTACATGTGTCTTTTGTGTTTTCAAGATGGAGGTGATCACCTTCTGGACTTTTTAGGTCTAAATTCAATTCACACATtgagatataaaaaaacaaatttagcaTATAAATAGTAGTGGTACTGTTCATCTGATGAATTTTTTCCCCCTCAATGTATGGTTGAATTTGGAATTGATTTTTTGTAGAGTGCTAGATGCCACTATACTCTACATTATCAttctttttcaattttgttatatattagaattgaatttggaagaaaaaggtGCACGACGAGACattccctcgagggattagaatccattcTTGGTGTTGACTTCAGTTACCATTCAGCCCGATCTAATAGCTGaccttttaattttagtgttattgtgttcttacccCTATTTTCAATTGCAATTCTAATTTTACCCCTCCTTTTCAAACTTTGTAATTTTGCCCTTACTTTTTTAACTAATGCTGACGTTTTACCACTGTTTTGTTAACTCCCCCTCACGGGGTTAACTTTAGTGGTAAAAGACATGAATGTCCATATTTGCCAATAGTTAGATCAGTTCCCTTATCGGTAAAGAATCATTATTCTATGATGATTAGAACATTTCCTACAACTAACCATCAAAATTAATCAGGCCACAATTATCGGAACATAATTTGAAGGCCACAAAGTCTCCAGATcaagaggaagaaaacaaaagggTGAAAACATCACCTAGAGGCCACAATCTCCATATCAACAGAAAGGAAAACAAATGTGAAGAGGAGAGATTGAAACTGGAGTCTTCGGGCAGATGCGAAGTACCTAGAGCAGACGATGCAGCCTCATTTTCCTAAGGTAGAGCGGCAGCAAGCAGAACACGCACTTGCCTCCACGACCGGAGACGTCGTCACTCCCCCTACTATAGCGCCACGGCCTTGCATTGCCCCATCCCCTGTTATAGTGACTACCGTCTCAGGCCGCCCCACCAGCTGCACGCCTCAAGCCTCATGTCGGCCATCCCCTATGTGAAGTGCTGCTTTCTCACTATGTCACCGTTGCCTCTACTTGGTTAGGGTTTGAGAGGGGGAACGGGTTAGCACTTAGCAGGGGTGAAAGTGCCCCTCTCTCACAAGCTCCGCCTCGCCCCACGCGTTGCCTACGCCATTGCCACTTGCCGCCGGGTTCAGGAGGCGATCAGGAAGACTGAGGGATGTGAGGGGATAGAGAGTGGACAGCGGATTTGGTTGAATAGATGTGGGTAGAAATGTCCTTTAACATTTTCTTGGAcaattttatcttttctttaatTCACTTAATTTGGGCCCACTGAACATACCTCAAAACCAAGGACAAACAGACTGATCAGTCTGAAAAGTAGCAAGGGCAAAATCATAATCTAAAAAATAGGGGCAAAATCACAATCACAATTTAAAACAAGGGTAAGAATACAATTGTTCCTTTTCATTTTGGAAACTTTTGCTATTAAACATCTCGTCTTCGTGGTTTTAGCTTCTCGACACAACAAAAATCAGAGAGAAAAATAGTGTGCAAGGTCAAATATGTCCTTGGCTCCGcttcctccctctttcccctttCTGTATTTAGGCTCTAGCCAGGTCAATGATCGTGCCAGCATTCAAGGGGCCAAGGCCCAAGCAGCCCCTCAAGTTCTACCAAATAATACGATATGTTACGAAACTTTAAAAATGCATAAAAAATCACATATTAATGTGGGGAAAAAAGCAGATAAGTATAACACTATGACATGTAGTACCACATAAAATTCAATGTACACGTggagaaataaaaaagacaaattcatgTTTCAAATAGTGCTCAAACAGTCTTTGTGCATGTGGTCACGCTCGATCGAATGTATACAAATGGAGCAATTGCAGTTCAGCTTTTGGTTGGATCTAGTTCTTTGCTGGAAATGGAAGACAAAAAAGGTGCAATACTACAGGTGGTCCGGGGCATGCAGTAGTATTCTGTCCAGCTCATCGGTTGCTTCCTCCCTATTGTTCTCATAGAAGAAAGAGGCGCATATCATACTTGAATCCAATGCAGTACAGAAAGGTTATTAGGACACTCAAAGTGCATATGCACGAATCATCCTTTACTTTACGTGGTGGGTAATTAAAAGTGAAATGCATTATCGGTACTTAAGTTTGTAGGCTGGTATCAATTAGATCTCTAAACTTAAAAATTACATGTTTAGATCCATAGACTTGGTTTAATATACCGCTTCTATTGCAATTGCCCTTTGACCACCAACGTGGCACTTCACGCAAGAAACACTTTTGCGCTCAGCCCCCTCCACATCACATCGCGTCGCATATACCTTCTTGTAGCTATAATGACACCCGaatccacccccccccccaaaaaaaaatccccaaatccttCCTCCCTCTCATTTTTCTCTTAATTTGTACGTTTAGAAAATGCATCCCCGATTAGCAACTACCATTGGTCTACGCTCCACGATGACCTTATCCTTGCACAACGGACACTTGATCAATGGTACCTTCTTCCGACGACTACAAGATGAGGATGAGCTTAGAGAATCCATGAGGATGCTGAGCATGGAAGCCACACtacgccgcctcccgccgctaaCCGGACCGCACCGCGCCACCGCTAACCTCGCCGCACTGCGCCGCTTCCTGCCGCTAATCTCGCCGCCTAGGCCGCCACAACCACTCCGCCTCTCGCCACTAACATCATTGTCGAAATCCTAGCCAATGTGGAGATATTTTGGGGGATTCGGGTTGGAATGCATTGGTTAGGGTAAGTTATGTGAGAAGTTATATGCAAAGAGGGCCGAGCGCAAAAGGGTTACCTGCGTGACGCGCCACGTTAGTGGTTAAATGCAGTCAAATAACGATTGGACTAGGGGtagtacattaaaccaagttcacTAATATAAACGTGCAATTCTCAAAGTTTGCAGAACTAAGTGACATCACCACACAAATTTTGGGACTAGCCACATTTCTTTCGATGATGTCCTATTATAAGATGTCCATTAAGTATTGAAAAAGTTTTGAAGACTATGTTAAAGTTTAGAACCagagcatatatttttttaaaaaaaaaattcaggaagCTTAAAAAAAACCAGACCATATATTTTCaggaagtatttttttcctttattagGCATTCATCATGCCTGAACGGCTTGTTTTTAAGCAAATTAAGAATACTAGATAAAAATATTCATGATGGCTTTATAGTATGGAAAATGTTCGATTCAACCCACATGAGGCATGTTTTAAAGCAAATTAAGAATACTAGATAAAAATATTCATGATAGCTTTATAGTATGGAAAATGTTCGATTCAACCATCCATCTCACACCCATGTGGATGCCATCGTTTGTCCTAGCACACGTCTATGTAAGATTAGAGGCCTAGCCTCGTAAAGACGTTTTGACCACCATTAAACACACGTACATATACATGCACCACCTCACGGGATTAATACCTCCGTCTCATATTACTTGTTATTTTAGATTGTTTGGCATATGCTAAGATTTAGTAATGCATGGTTGATAATAGATTGTTTGGCATATGCTAAGGTTTGGAGTAAAAGActataatatttttatcaaataatGCAAGATACAATAAGTAGTATTTTAGAATAATAACTATTGTGAGACAAAATTTAAATGGTAAAGAGACAACTAatttaggatagagggagtgCATAGCTATTATATATGAGCACCCATGACAATTGAACCCAAGCTGGGGAAGTTAAGGGCCGTATCAACTGATAATTAACTGTCACAGTTggctactattaaacttgcctATAAGAATAATTATATGTAGTGTTAACTTGTACTCACTTTGTTTAAAATATAACAGTCTGATAACATagcctagtactccctccgttcgtaaatataagggattttgactttttgattgcaccgtttaaccattcgtcttattaaaaaaatttggaattattattatttttaattaagcacaacttttcgttttttatatttgcataaattttttgaataagacgagtggtcaaaccgTTGCACGTGAATagtgaaaatcccttatattcatggacggagggagtattacgaATCTTAACAAaatctgtctagattcgtagtactagattATGTCTAATCGAGTACTAAGTTGGTATTACCTTCGTCTCAATATAAATGCAACCTAAAAAATTATGGCATATTCTAaaactacgaatctagacagctGACTATCCAGATTTATAATCTTAGTATATATCATATTTATAATAAGTTGTACTCATATTAGGAtggatgtaatatattttaggaGGGAAAAGTGTAAGAATCGTCTTCCCCACGGTATCCCTTGATCAAAATACTTGGAGCTTGACCAGTTAACTCATCATCTCTTTCCTTCTGCATCCTTTTATATCACAGCAAAATAGTACCGTGTGGCATTGCCTAGAGGCAGCATATATTATCATGTTTCATGAAAATGCCATTTGGGGTTTGTTcattttgatgccaaaaaaaaaccttactaaattttggcgttgccaaaattttggcagaattttttatatagttactaaaatatggcagcaaactaaatatagctatttttttttaactttatcaaaatttggtaagattgaaaatggAATCAAAAGTGAATAGTCCCTTGGATTGCAAAGTACAAGTGGGCTGGCGTGGAGTTGGGGGCCTTGCAAGTTGTGTATGTGAGCGGAGAGGGGATTAGGGATATGCATGTTTCGTAGTTGCAGCAGTTCGCAACAAACTTCAGATACAatgagagaggaagaaaaagaaaaggtcaaCCGATTCTTACAAGTTACTtaatccgttctaaaatataataacttttaactCTCagaatttatcctaaaatataacaacttctccaccaacattctcttcccaaccaaccATAACATTCCACCACttacttctacctactttcttaataattatgtCCAATCCTAAAACTTCTTGTAgtcggagggagtaccattaaGAATAAAGTAGTACTAATTGGCAACATTAAACCCTTGAGATTCTCCTCTACGGATGAGCACGATTGCCGTCTCGAGTTTTCAAGACTTTTGATATCCTCATTAACTGCAGGATTCCTCTACGCACACGGACCCCTCTTGAGTCTTCTGACCAACGGCAAACGGGACGGGAGGCCGACAAACGCGACCAGAAAGTCATCAGAACCTCTGCTGACCGCGTGTGTGCAACTTGGCACTTGGCAAAGCCTGCATCTCTCCAGAGACGGGAGACGAATCCAACCGCAGAACGGAGCGGAGCCAGCCGGGGAAGTCCCGATTCCCGGTCCAATCACACGCGCGGCCGCCCGCCCCGCGCCCCGCTTCCTTCCGCTTTCGTTATGTCCACCTAACGTGCCCACGTCTCATCTACGATTAGCACACTGGATTATCTACGCCCATGTCCCCTTCCCCAAATATTGTAAATAAATATGGATCTATATATAATTCCCCATGAttagtagcaactagcaagcgCGCGCCCAGATGCCGCCCACACCGGTTGCCTTTCCATGCCTTGCAGGTGCAGCTCCCTAATAGGTTCCTCGTCTTCAAAACCGATGTGAGATGTGAGATTAGATATATCGcacaagattatatatatataaaaaaaaacagaggagagAATTGAACACCAGCATCGATCGGTGCAGCCGGCATGGTCACCAAGAAtgttcagcagcagcagcagcatcgtgTAGATGTAGTGGTGCCTGTTCCTGCTATGGTAGTGGCAGCCATGGCGAGCCCCTGCCCCGCCAATAAGCTCCTCCGCGGCGCAATCCAGCTCGCCTTCGGGTTCGCGCtcggcatcgccgtcgccatctaCCTCATTGGGTCAGCGACGCCTGCCGCCGTCCCCGGAGGATCATCCCTCGAGCTCTTCTTCCCTctcacgccgccggccgccgcgtcgacggCGAACCTGTCGGCGGTCCGGCAGAAGCAGCCGCCGACTCCATCGCCGGAggcggagaagacgacgacggcgatcaaGTCCCAGTCGTGGCCGGCGGACGACGCTTCAGGCGGCAACAGCACCGCCGATCAGGCAGGCGGAGGATTCGTGGATATTAGCGACGAGGAGCTGATGAagctggcggcagcggcgccgagGGAGGTgaggacgggcggcggcggcggcccgagGCCGAAGGTGGCGTTCCTGTTCCTGACGAGGTGGGACCTTCCGATGGCGCCGCTGTGGGAGAAGTTCTTCGAGGGGCACCGCGGGCTCTACTCCGTCTACGTGCACACCGACCCGGCGTTCAACGGCTCCGACCCCGGCGAGGCCTCCGTCTTCTACCGCCGCACTATCCCCAGCAAGGTACGTCTACCTAACCATACACATTGCTTAATTATCATGTACATTCCAATATAATTACCTGATCATAAGCACCTGATTAACCAAACTACACCCATTGCTTTGCATATATATTCCACGTAATTACGCAAGTACTCCATCTCATTATTCTCATATCCACCTGATATTTACCAACTTAATTACTGCATGCATGCTACCAAAACTCGATAATTTTTGGGAACGAATTGTATAtacgtcatcgtcgtcatcattGTGGTCTTGATGGTTACTGTAATTTTTTGTTCAATGTCTTCGATGCAAGATCTCGGCCAGGACCTCAGGCAATTCGTGCGTGCATTTTTCACGCATCAGCTACATGCATGTACGTAGGCCCTGCGAGTGAATTTAAAAAAGATTGTAGGTCCTGTGGAATGCCGAATGCGTGCGTGGGTGGCTTATTCATCGTGTGATGGATTCTCCAATCAATTAATGGAGCTCAATCCGGATATACATACACGAAAAGCATCCAACTGTAGTACTAGATCAAGCTAGGTGTCACAGCCGTCGCTGCCTGATTAGTTGTTTGACTAGTTAAGCATGCGTCTTGGCGAGGTAAAGGTCTAAAGCGATGTGTGCCAGTTGTTGATTGGCCTAAGCTGGAAGTTTCTTTAGTTTTTCCAGACAAGCGAAGGGCGGAAATTCCAAAACTGTATCCGAGTGCGATGCGTGTCCTGAGAAACTAGACAAGTGGTTTTGATCGTTTTCTTTGTTTGGACATACGACTAGTCTACTAGTACtgccttgaaaaaaaaaaggacaattaTTAGCAATATTATTTTTCCAATAAAATACGTTGTTTCTGTGCATCCTGTTTGTCGTTGTCCCATACTCTCCAGCATTTCTCACGTGGAGTTCATTGGGCGGTTCGTAGATCCTGTTTGCATTGCCTCCTAGCTGTCATCGGCCGGGCGGCTAGTGGCGTCCTGTTCGTGCTGAGCACTTGCTAAATCTTGCAGCTAGCTGGGCCGCCGTGCTATGCTACTGCTATTTAGATTTAATAAAGATATATAATTCTTTCGTCGTCATGCATATACTACAAAAGAAGGAACCTTAATTACTTTGCCACCATAACGTACTTATTTTATTTCCGTTTAATTTGTTGTTACATCGATACATttgttatatatgtatatgtacaataatatacataatatatatgtatatacaggAAGTTAAATGGGGCGAGATAAGCATGGTGGAAGCCGAGCGGCGTCTCCTGGCGCACGCGCTGCTGGACCAGGCCAACGCCCGGTTCATCCTCCTGTCGGAGTCGCACGTCCCGCTCTTCGACTTCCCCACGGTCTACTCGTACCTCATCAACTCCACCACCAAGGTATACCTCGAGTCCTACGACTTGCCAGGCGTGACGGGGCGCGGCCGGTACAAGCGCAGCATGAGCCCCGTCGTCACTGCCGCACAGTGGCGCAAGGGCTCGCAGTGGTTCGAGGTGGACAggggcctcgccgccgacgtcatcACCGACGATGTCTACTTCCCTGTGTTCGCGAGGCACTGCAGCCGTAATTGCTACGCCGACGAGCACTACCTGCCCACGTTCCTGGGCATCCGCCACCCGTCGCGCGTCACCAACCGGAGCGTGACGTGGGTCGACTGGTCCCACGGGGGCCCGCACCCGGCGAGGTTCACGAGGATGGAGGTCACGCCGGACTTCCTCCGGTGGCTTAGGGCCGGGGCCGGGACTACGTGCGACTACAATGGCGCCACCACGACGGTCTGCTTCCTGTTCGCGAGGAAGTTCCTGCCCAACTCGCTCACCAGGTTCCTCAGATTCGCTCCAAAGGTCATGGGCTTTGGATGATGATGTGCAGCGAACGTTTTAATATTTAGCTAGGATATACAACTTTTCACATTCTTTGGTTTGTTTTATTCGCCTATTCCACAGACCCAACGTATACATGTACGTAaatttcattttccttttctttcttcctgaTTTCCTTATGTAAAGACCAAAGGAATGTAAAGAGCACAAggaactatattttttataccaaCCACACATGGAATATAGAGTTTATTACACGCCCTCAATTATTAGGTCTGTCTAAAAAACCACTCGTCAAATATAAAACCGCATATTTTCTTACCACTGTAGAAGATGATCACATCTCAACAGTACAATCATATGAATGACGTATCCTCGTCAATCATATGAATGACGTATACTGAAATGCCATCTTGGAGTGTCGTGAATACATGTACACTCCTCAACTTACAAAGACAGGTGATGTGGATCCAAAAGCTGAAccctaaggccctgtttagattcaagggtgaaaagttttagcgtgtcacattgaatatacggacacacatttaaatatCAAACGTAGActagtaacaaaacaaattacaaattccgcctgtaaaccacgagataaatttattaagcctaattaatctgtcattagcaaatgtttattgtagcaccacattatcaaatcatggagcaattaggcttaaaagattcatctcacaatttacatgtaatctgtgcaattagtttttttttctatatttaatactctatgtatgtgtccaaacattcgatataaCATGGTAAAAAGTTTTTGTGTGGGAATTAAATAGGGTCTAACATGAGAAACTAGGTTGTTAAACCCACCTATCACCTCAAAGAAAAATGTCGACAAACGGTAAGAAATTCAGCTAAAATCACGTAAACTTGGGGTGTTGTCCAACATTCCCGATCACCCGATGAAACTATATACGAAAAAATCAAAGTATGAGGTAAGCAATTAATTTCTACGTGAGAACtcgcattttttttattgaaaaatactAACTGCTACTGTACAAGACGAGCGTTGGTGATCCACCCCAACCCATCGGCCAAACATGGCACATAATTAAAttgaatatacatatatatatatatatatatatatatatatatatatatatatatatatatatatatatatatatatatatctatcttttattttgttttcttgtcttTTTTTATCCTTCTCTACGACTACTGGAGCTGCAGGAATGCTGAACCACTACTCTCTTAACCTTCTGGTCCACCTTTCTGTGCTTGCTCTCCTTGGTGGGGAGTGGTTCGTGAATGCCTCCAGAAACATCATCAGGACAAGCAACCTTGTGGGCACGAATGCAAGGCACAGAGCCATCACTACCAGCGCAAGTATAGCTCTATCAATGGCCTGTGAAATATGACAACCAAAATAATGTAGGTAAGCGAAGGGACACGCACATCTGCAAGGTTAGAACAACATATTGGGGATATTGCTATAATATCTATAAATCGCAAGATAGCATTTGCTAGCAAATTTGGCAATGGCAAGATTTGCAATTGCCACAGCATAGCTTTTCATCATACTTTTTGAAACGTACCGTGTGCGCTAGAACGGCACAACACATCGTTTGATCAAATAGTCACACATTTATTAAAGcttttatgtttctttttttccttttgtctttGATTTAGAGGCATGGCTAGGAAAGAAACATCGCAGGTTGATGCATTTTTTAAGATTGTTTCAGGTGTCACTGAGACAAAGGGTGCTATGTTTATCTTTTACAAACCACTAGATACTGATAGAACGGAAAAAAAACCCATAACATTTCCTATAATAAATAAAAGCATATCTCTATAAGTGAATGGTGAATCCCAAAAATCAACTAGGATGAGCCACATAATCAACAAAATAATAGCCATTGGATTTACATGAGGACAAAATAGAAAGAAGAAATATGAGCCATTGGATTCATTGGATTCACTTTGTCTAGAAGATTCCTTAACCTactgagaaaaaaatagtaaggtTATGgatataattttacaatgtacacttttaattaaaaaaactattttgcaAACATACCCTCTTACTCTATCTATGTAACTTCccattgggaaaaaaattacaaatagatCATTGAATTATATTTTGAAAGATCCAACAGTGAATTAAAGAGTAAAGTGAGGAAAAGGTAGTAATGTtgtgcatataattttacaattCTCATAGTTTACAAATAAACCTAATCTTTTAAGAAAGATTAATATGATCTGACTAAGCTTTATATCATTTGAAGTTATATATATTAGTGAtgagcatatatatgtgtgtgataCTAATGTAATAATCAGCTATGCACCCGTTTGTTATGAGTAATCATCATTGCAAATTTAAGCTTATTATTAATACCACAATCTATAGACgcatttaggccctgtttatttcagcttaagattattgtaatctagattatagaattagattactataagctagattataataagtcgacatagaataagctgctAGCTGTTTGtttttctctggattattagctgtttgttagttgttagccacccaataatctaaaagaagcacctttagagtggcttaccagattatagtaatctggcttatagatagcaataatctatcataataagctatctgtttatttcagcttactcttaataatccagattataataatcctaagctgaatcaaatagGGCCTTAGAAGAGATAGAGTTTATAGTTGCGCAAATCCGCAACTTAATATACTACTCAAAGTCCGAGGAAGAACATGAGCAGCATCTTTGGTTAGTACTTGAGAAGCTGAAGGAGCACTAGCAgtatgccaagttcagcaagtgtgacttctggCTTGAGGAAGTCAAATTCGTCGGTCACATCATAAATGCTCAAGGAGTGGTAGTAGACATAACTAATGTGGAGTCAGTCACCAAGTGGACCCTACTGAATACAATCTCTCAGATCCAAAGTTTTCATGGACTCGCCGGTTATTACCGTTGGTTCGttgagaatttctccaagattgctaagccaaTGATCCAACTATTGTTGAAAGATGAAAAATTCAAATGGTCAGTGAAATGCAATATGCTTAATAGTGGGCTGTTGGTTCATGGTTTTGATAGACGCACCCATGGAAATTAAGGACTAGTTCGTGGCAAATCCTGGGAGACTTACCATGTGTACAACAAGCCAACATGGGCAATGACTGGGCTTGTAGTAtagcttttccctttctgatgtACCTAGGTGAGGTTGGGTGCGATGGAGATTGGATGGACCGGGTGGCGGtatatgcggcttccggattcaccttgGCACAAGAGGGGGCTCCCTACCTTGGTTTTAAGGTTATGGTTGAAACCTGCAGTGTGGTGCTTTTGGTTAGAGGGAGTTATGCGAAGGATCCTGTCAGAGTTCCTTTCTGGTATGTCGTGGTgccatgtcggcgcacggaaacatgTTGTGCGGTTATGTATTGTggatacagttgtacacctttgGCTAGAGtagaactattcgaatagccatgcccgcgatTATGGGCGATAAACTATCTTCACTGTGATTAGCCCCATCATTAATAATTTGAGTTAATGGAACTTGTGCAAtttag
This region includes:
- the LOC127761307 gene encoding glycosyltransferase BC10-like, which translates into the protein MVTKNVQQQQQHRVDVVVPVPAMVVAAMASPCPANKLLRGAIQLAFGFALGIAVAIYLIGSATPAAVPGGSSLELFFPLTPPAAASTANLSAVRQKQPPTPSPEAEKTTTAIKSQSWPADDASGGNSTADQAGGGFVDISDEELMKLAAAAPREVRTGGGGGPRPKVAFLFLTRWDLPMAPLWEKFFEGHRGLYSVYVHTDPAFNGSDPGEASVFYRRTIPSKEVKWGEISMVEAERRLLAHALLDQANARFILLSESHVPLFDFPTVYSYLINSTTKVYLESYDLPGVTGRGRYKRSMSPVVTAAQWRKGSQWFEVDRGLAADVITDDVYFPVFARHCSRNCYADEHYLPTFLGIRHPSRVTNRSVTWVDWSHGGPHPARFTRMEVTPDFLRWLRAGAGTTCDYNGATTTVCFLFARKFLPNSLTRFLRFAPKVMGFG